The Chlorocebus sabaeus isolate Y175 chromosome 6, mChlSab1.0.hap1, whole genome shotgun sequence genome has a segment encoding these proteins:
- the ZNF555 gene encoding zinc finger protein 555 isoform X3, translating to MDSVVFEDVAVDFTLEEWALLDSAQRDLYRDVMLETFQNLASVGKIWDSLSIEDQPTKRGRNLSRNHVLERLCESNNQCGEAFSQIPHLNLYKKIPPGVKQCEYNTYGKVFMHHRTSLKSPITVHTGHKLYQCQECGQAYGCRSHLRMHVRTHNGERPYVCKLCGKTFPRTSSLNRHVRIHTAEKTYECKQCGKAFIDFSSLTSHLRSHTGEKPYKCKECGKAFSYSSTFRRHTITHTGEKPYKCQECGEAFSYSSTFRRHMISHTGEKPHKCKECGEAFSYSSTFRRHMITHTGEKPYECKQCGKTFIYLQSFRRHERIHTGEKPYECKQCGKTFIYPQSFRRHERTHGGEKPYECNQCGKAFSHPSSFRGHMRVHTGEKPYECKQCGKTFNWPISLRKHMRTHTREKPYECKQCGKAFSLSACFREHVRMHPEDKSYECKLCGKAFYCHISLQKHMRRHTAEKLYECKQCGKAFSWPELLQQHVRTHTVEKPYECKECGKVFKWPSSLPIHMRLHTGEKPYQCKHCGKAFNCSSSLRRHVRIHTTEKQYKCNMGHPPTNEFMCNASEKSHQERDLIKVVNMVLPL from the exons GACTCAGTGGTctttgaggatgtggctgtggaCTTCACCCTGGAGGAGTGGGCTTTGCTGGATTCTGCTCAGAGGGACCTGTACAGAGATGTGATGCTGGAGACCTTTCAGAACCTGGCCTCAGTAG GAAAAATTTGGGACAGTCTTAGCATTGAAGATCAGCCCACAAAGCGGGGGAGAAATCTCAG tagaaatcatGTGTTGGAGAGACTCTGTGAAAGTAACAATCAATGTGGAGAAGCCTTCAGCCAGATTCCACATCTTAATCTGTACAAGAAAATTCCACCTGGAGTAAAACAGTGTGAATACAACACGTACGGAAAAGTCTTCATGCATCACCGCACATCCCTCAAGAGTCCCATCACAGTTCACACTGGACACAAACTATATCAGTGCCAGGAATGTGGGCAGGCCTACGGTTGTCGTTCACACCTAAGAATGCATGTGAGAACCCACAATGGAGAGAGACCCTATGTGTGTAAATTATGTGGGAAAACCTTTCCTCGTACTTCCTCCCTCAATCGGCATGTAAGGATTCACACTGCTGAGAAAACCTacgaatgtaaacaatgtgggaaagccttcattGATTTCTCAAGTCTTACTAGTCATCTCAGAAGTCACACCGGAGAGAAGCCATATaagtgtaaggaatgtgggaaagctttcaGTTATTCCTCGACGTTTCGAAGACACACAATAACACACACTGGCGAGAAGCCATATAAATGTCAGGAATGTGGGGAAGCCTTTAGTTATTCCTCAACTTTTCGAAGACATATGATTTcacacactggagagaagccacATAAATGTAAAGAATGCGGGGAAGCCTTCAGTTATTCTTCGACTTTTCGAAGACACATGATAacacacactggagagaaaccctatgaatgcaaACAGTGTGGGAAAACCTTCATTTACCTCCAGTCCTTTCGAAGACAtgagagaattcacactggagagaaaccctacgaatgCAAACAGTGTGGGAAAACCTTCATTTATCCCCAGTCCTTTCGAAGACATGAAAGGACTCATggtggagagaaaccctatgagtgCAACCAGtgtgggaaagcattcagtcaCCCCTCATCCTTTCGAGGACACATGAGAGtgcacactggagagaaaccctatgagtgCAAGCAGTGTGGGAAAACTTTCAATTGGCCCATATCTTTACGAAAACATATGAGGACACACACTagggagaaaccctatgaatgtaagcagtgtgggaaagccttcagctTATCCGCTTGCTTTCGAGAACATGTGAGAATGCACCCTGAAGACAAATCCTATGAATGCAAGCTATGTGGGAAAGCTTTCTATTGCCACATATCCTTACAAAAACATATGAGAAGGCATACCGCAGAGAAACTCTATGAATGCAAGCAGTGTGGGAAAGCTTTCAGTTGGCCTGAACTTTTGCAACAACATGTGAGAACGCACACTGTAGAgaagccctatgaatgtaaggaatgtgggaaggtCTTCAAATGGCCGTCATCTTTACCAATACATATGAGACtgcacactggagagaaaccttatcaATGTAAGCATTGTGGGAAAGCATTCAATTGTTCCTCATCCTTAAGACGACATGTGAGAATACACACTACAGAAAAACAGTATAAGTGTAATATGGGACATCCTCCTACAAATGAATTCATGTGCAATGCTTCAGAAAAGTCACACCAGGAGAGAGATCTGATCAAAGTTGTAAATATGGTGTTGCCTTTATGA
- the ZNF555 gene encoding zinc finger protein 555 isoform X1 — MDSVVFEDVAVDFTLEEWALLDSAQRDLYRDVMLETFQNLASVDDETQFKASGSVSQQDIYGKKIPKESKIAAFTRNVSWASVLGKIWDSLSIEDQPTKRGRNLSRNHVLERLCESNNQCGEAFSQIPHLNLYKKIPPGVKQCEYNTYGKVFMHHRTSLKSPITVHTGHKLYQCQECGQAYGCRSHLRMHVRTHNGERPYVCKLCGKTFPRTSSLNRHVRIHTAEKTYECKQCGKAFIDFSSLTSHLRSHTGEKPYKCKECGKAFSYSSTFRRHTITHTGEKPYKCQECGEAFSYSSTFRRHMISHTGEKPHKCKECGEAFSYSSTFRRHMITHTGEKPYECKQCGKTFIYLQSFRRHERIHTGEKPYECKQCGKTFIYPQSFRRHERTHGGEKPYECNQCGKAFSHPSSFRGHMRVHTGEKPYECKQCGKTFNWPISLRKHMRTHTREKPYECKQCGKAFSLSACFREHVRMHPEDKSYECKLCGKAFYCHISLQKHMRRHTAEKLYECKQCGKAFSWPELLQQHVRTHTVEKPYECKECGKVFKWPSSLPIHMRLHTGEKPYQCKHCGKAFNCSSSLRRHVRIHTTEKQYKCNMGHPPTNEFMCNASEKSHQERDLIKVVNMVLPL; from the exons GACTCAGTGGTctttgaggatgtggctgtggaCTTCACCCTGGAGGAGTGGGCTTTGCTGGATTCTGCTCAGAGGGACCTGTACAGAGATGTGATGCTGGAGACCTTTCAGAACCTGGCCTCAGTAG ATGATGAAACTCAATTTAAGGCCAGTGGGTCAGTTTCTCAGCAGgatatttatggaaaaaaaatacccAAGGAATCTAAAATAGCTGCGTTCACCAGAAATGTTTCCTGGGCCTCTGTTTTAGGAAAAATTTGGGACAGTCTTAGCATTGAAGATCAGCCCACAAAGCGGGGGAGAAATCTCAG tagaaatcatGTGTTGGAGAGACTCTGTGAAAGTAACAATCAATGTGGAGAAGCCTTCAGCCAGATTCCACATCTTAATCTGTACAAGAAAATTCCACCTGGAGTAAAACAGTGTGAATACAACACGTACGGAAAAGTCTTCATGCATCACCGCACATCCCTCAAGAGTCCCATCACAGTTCACACTGGACACAAACTATATCAGTGCCAGGAATGTGGGCAGGCCTACGGTTGTCGTTCACACCTAAGAATGCATGTGAGAACCCACAATGGAGAGAGACCCTATGTGTGTAAATTATGTGGGAAAACCTTTCCTCGTACTTCCTCCCTCAATCGGCATGTAAGGATTCACACTGCTGAGAAAACCTacgaatgtaaacaatgtgggaaagccttcattGATTTCTCAAGTCTTACTAGTCATCTCAGAAGTCACACCGGAGAGAAGCCATATaagtgtaaggaatgtgggaaagctttcaGTTATTCCTCGACGTTTCGAAGACACACAATAACACACACTGGCGAGAAGCCATATAAATGTCAGGAATGTGGGGAAGCCTTTAGTTATTCCTCAACTTTTCGAAGACATATGATTTcacacactggagagaagccacATAAATGTAAAGAATGCGGGGAAGCCTTCAGTTATTCTTCGACTTTTCGAAGACACATGATAacacacactggagagaaaccctatgaatgcaaACAGTGTGGGAAAACCTTCATTTACCTCCAGTCCTTTCGAAGACAtgagagaattcacactggagagaaaccctacgaatgCAAACAGTGTGGGAAAACCTTCATTTATCCCCAGTCCTTTCGAAGACATGAAAGGACTCATggtggagagaaaccctatgagtgCAACCAGtgtgggaaagcattcagtcaCCCCTCATCCTTTCGAGGACACATGAGAGtgcacactggagagaaaccctatgagtgCAAGCAGTGTGGGAAAACTTTCAATTGGCCCATATCTTTACGAAAACATATGAGGACACACACTagggagaaaccctatgaatgtaagcagtgtgggaaagccttcagctTATCCGCTTGCTTTCGAGAACATGTGAGAATGCACCCTGAAGACAAATCCTATGAATGCAAGCTATGTGGGAAAGCTTTCTATTGCCACATATCCTTACAAAAACATATGAGAAGGCATACCGCAGAGAAACTCTATGAATGCAAGCAGTGTGGGAAAGCTTTCAGTTGGCCTGAACTTTTGCAACAACATGTGAGAACGCACACTGTAGAgaagccctatgaatgtaaggaatgtgggaaggtCTTCAAATGGCCGTCATCTTTACCAATACATATGAGACtgcacactggagagaaaccttatcaATGTAAGCATTGTGGGAAAGCATTCAATTGTTCCTCATCCTTAAGACGACATGTGAGAATACACACTACAGAAAAACAGTATAAGTGTAATATGGGACATCCTCCTACAAATGAATTCATGTGCAATGCTTCAGAAAAGTCACACCAGGAGAGAGATCTGATCAAAGTTGTAAATATGGTGTTGCCTTTATGA
- the ZNF555 gene encoding zinc finger protein 555 isoform X4: MDSVVFEDVAVDFTLEEWALLDSAQRDLYRDVMLETFQNLASVGKIWDSLSIEDQPTKRGRNLRNHVLERLCESNNQCGEAFSQIPHLNLYKKIPPGVKQCEYNTYGKVFMHHRTSLKSPITVHTGHKLYQCQECGQAYGCRSHLRMHVRTHNGERPYVCKLCGKTFPRTSSLNRHVRIHTAEKTYECKQCGKAFIDFSSLTSHLRSHTGEKPYKCKECGKAFSYSSTFRRHTITHTGEKPYKCQECGEAFSYSSTFRRHMISHTGEKPHKCKECGEAFSYSSTFRRHMITHTGEKPYECKQCGKTFIYLQSFRRHERIHTGEKPYECKQCGKTFIYPQSFRRHERTHGGEKPYECNQCGKAFSHPSSFRGHMRVHTGEKPYECKQCGKTFNWPISLRKHMRTHTREKPYECKQCGKAFSLSACFREHVRMHPEDKSYECKLCGKAFYCHISLQKHMRRHTAEKLYECKQCGKAFSWPELLQQHVRTHTVEKPYECKECGKVFKWPSSLPIHMRLHTGEKPYQCKHCGKAFNCSSSLRRHVRIHTTEKQYKCNMGHPPTNEFMCNASEKSHQERDLIKVVNMVLPL; this comes from the exons GACTCAGTGGTctttgaggatgtggctgtggaCTTCACCCTGGAGGAGTGGGCTTTGCTGGATTCTGCTCAGAGGGACCTGTACAGAGATGTGATGCTGGAGACCTTTCAGAACCTGGCCTCAGTAG GAAAAATTTGGGACAGTCTTAGCATTGAAGATCAGCCCACAAAGCGGGGGAGAAATCTCAG aaatcatGTGTTGGAGAGACTCTGTGAAAGTAACAATCAATGTGGAGAAGCCTTCAGCCAGATTCCACATCTTAATCTGTACAAGAAAATTCCACCTGGAGTAAAACAGTGTGAATACAACACGTACGGAAAAGTCTTCATGCATCACCGCACATCCCTCAAGAGTCCCATCACAGTTCACACTGGACACAAACTATATCAGTGCCAGGAATGTGGGCAGGCCTACGGTTGTCGTTCACACCTAAGAATGCATGTGAGAACCCACAATGGAGAGAGACCCTATGTGTGTAAATTATGTGGGAAAACCTTTCCTCGTACTTCCTCCCTCAATCGGCATGTAAGGATTCACACTGCTGAGAAAACCTacgaatgtaaacaatgtgggaaagccttcattGATTTCTCAAGTCTTACTAGTCATCTCAGAAGTCACACCGGAGAGAAGCCATATaagtgtaaggaatgtgggaaagctttcaGTTATTCCTCGACGTTTCGAAGACACACAATAACACACACTGGCGAGAAGCCATATAAATGTCAGGAATGTGGGGAAGCCTTTAGTTATTCCTCAACTTTTCGAAGACATATGATTTcacacactggagagaagccacATAAATGTAAAGAATGCGGGGAAGCCTTCAGTTATTCTTCGACTTTTCGAAGACACATGATAacacacactggagagaaaccctatgaatgcaaACAGTGTGGGAAAACCTTCATTTACCTCCAGTCCTTTCGAAGACAtgagagaattcacactggagagaaaccctacgaatgCAAACAGTGTGGGAAAACCTTCATTTATCCCCAGTCCTTTCGAAGACATGAAAGGACTCATggtggagagaaaccctatgagtgCAACCAGtgtgggaaagcattcagtcaCCCCTCATCCTTTCGAGGACACATGAGAGtgcacactggagagaaaccctatgagtgCAAGCAGTGTGGGAAAACTTTCAATTGGCCCATATCTTTACGAAAACATATGAGGACACACACTagggagaaaccctatgaatgtaagcagtgtgggaaagccttcagctTATCCGCTTGCTTTCGAGAACATGTGAGAATGCACCCTGAAGACAAATCCTATGAATGCAAGCTATGTGGGAAAGCTTTCTATTGCCACATATCCTTACAAAAACATATGAGAAGGCATACCGCAGAGAAACTCTATGAATGCAAGCAGTGTGGGAAAGCTTTCAGTTGGCCTGAACTTTTGCAACAACATGTGAGAACGCACACTGTAGAgaagccctatgaatgtaaggaatgtgggaaggtCTTCAAATGGCCGTCATCTTTACCAATACATATGAGACtgcacactggagagaaaccttatcaATGTAAGCATTGTGGGAAAGCATTCAATTGTTCCTCATCCTTAAGACGACATGTGAGAATACACACTACAGAAAAACAGTATAAGTGTAATATGGGACATCCTCCTACAAATGAATTCATGTGCAATGCTTCAGAAAAGTCACACCAGGAGAGAGATCTGATCAAAGTTGTAAATATGGTGTTGCCTTTATGA
- the ZNF555 gene encoding zinc finger protein 555 isoform X2: MDSVVFEDVAVDFTLEEWALLDSAQRDLYRDVMLETFQNLASVDDETQFKASGSVSQQDIYGKKIPKESKIAAFTRNVSWASVLGKIWDSLSIEDQPTKRGRNLRNHVLERLCESNNQCGEAFSQIPHLNLYKKIPPGVKQCEYNTYGKVFMHHRTSLKSPITVHTGHKLYQCQECGQAYGCRSHLRMHVRTHNGERPYVCKLCGKTFPRTSSLNRHVRIHTAEKTYECKQCGKAFIDFSSLTSHLRSHTGEKPYKCKECGKAFSYSSTFRRHTITHTGEKPYKCQECGEAFSYSSTFRRHMISHTGEKPHKCKECGEAFSYSSTFRRHMITHTGEKPYECKQCGKTFIYLQSFRRHERIHTGEKPYECKQCGKTFIYPQSFRRHERTHGGEKPYECNQCGKAFSHPSSFRGHMRVHTGEKPYECKQCGKTFNWPISLRKHMRTHTREKPYECKQCGKAFSLSACFREHVRMHPEDKSYECKLCGKAFYCHISLQKHMRRHTAEKLYECKQCGKAFSWPELLQQHVRTHTVEKPYECKECGKVFKWPSSLPIHMRLHTGEKPYQCKHCGKAFNCSSSLRRHVRIHTTEKQYKCNMGHPPTNEFMCNASEKSHQERDLIKVVNMVLPL; encoded by the exons GACTCAGTGGTctttgaggatgtggctgtggaCTTCACCCTGGAGGAGTGGGCTTTGCTGGATTCTGCTCAGAGGGACCTGTACAGAGATGTGATGCTGGAGACCTTTCAGAACCTGGCCTCAGTAG ATGATGAAACTCAATTTAAGGCCAGTGGGTCAGTTTCTCAGCAGgatatttatggaaaaaaaatacccAAGGAATCTAAAATAGCTGCGTTCACCAGAAATGTTTCCTGGGCCTCTGTTTTAGGAAAAATTTGGGACAGTCTTAGCATTGAAGATCAGCCCACAAAGCGGGGGAGAAATCTCAG aaatcatGTGTTGGAGAGACTCTGTGAAAGTAACAATCAATGTGGAGAAGCCTTCAGCCAGATTCCACATCTTAATCTGTACAAGAAAATTCCACCTGGAGTAAAACAGTGTGAATACAACACGTACGGAAAAGTCTTCATGCATCACCGCACATCCCTCAAGAGTCCCATCACAGTTCACACTGGACACAAACTATATCAGTGCCAGGAATGTGGGCAGGCCTACGGTTGTCGTTCACACCTAAGAATGCATGTGAGAACCCACAATGGAGAGAGACCCTATGTGTGTAAATTATGTGGGAAAACCTTTCCTCGTACTTCCTCCCTCAATCGGCATGTAAGGATTCACACTGCTGAGAAAACCTacgaatgtaaacaatgtgggaaagccttcattGATTTCTCAAGTCTTACTAGTCATCTCAGAAGTCACACCGGAGAGAAGCCATATaagtgtaaggaatgtgggaaagctttcaGTTATTCCTCGACGTTTCGAAGACACACAATAACACACACTGGCGAGAAGCCATATAAATGTCAGGAATGTGGGGAAGCCTTTAGTTATTCCTCAACTTTTCGAAGACATATGATTTcacacactggagagaagccacATAAATGTAAAGAATGCGGGGAAGCCTTCAGTTATTCTTCGACTTTTCGAAGACACATGATAacacacactggagagaaaccctatgaatgcaaACAGTGTGGGAAAACCTTCATTTACCTCCAGTCCTTTCGAAGACAtgagagaattcacactggagagaaaccctacgaatgCAAACAGTGTGGGAAAACCTTCATTTATCCCCAGTCCTTTCGAAGACATGAAAGGACTCATggtggagagaaaccctatgagtgCAACCAGtgtgggaaagcattcagtcaCCCCTCATCCTTTCGAGGACACATGAGAGtgcacactggagagaaaccctatgagtgCAAGCAGTGTGGGAAAACTTTCAATTGGCCCATATCTTTACGAAAACATATGAGGACACACACTagggagaaaccctatgaatgtaagcagtgtgggaaagccttcagctTATCCGCTTGCTTTCGAGAACATGTGAGAATGCACCCTGAAGACAAATCCTATGAATGCAAGCTATGTGGGAAAGCTTTCTATTGCCACATATCCTTACAAAAACATATGAGAAGGCATACCGCAGAGAAACTCTATGAATGCAAGCAGTGTGGGAAAGCTTTCAGTTGGCCTGAACTTTTGCAACAACATGTGAGAACGCACACTGTAGAgaagccctatgaatgtaaggaatgtgggaaggtCTTCAAATGGCCGTCATCTTTACCAATACATATGAGACtgcacactggagagaaaccttatcaATGTAAGCATTGTGGGAAAGCATTCAATTGTTCCTCATCCTTAAGACGACATGTGAGAATACACACTACAGAAAAACAGTATAAGTGTAATATGGGACATCCTCCTACAAATGAATTCATGTGCAATGCTTCAGAAAAGTCACACCAGGAGAGAGATCTGATCAAAGTTGTAAATATGGTGTTGCCTTTATGA